One genomic region from Natrinema caseinilyticum encodes:
- a CDS encoding DUF373 family protein, translating to MLLVLCVDLDDDLGRKTGFSTPVIGRAPVQEAAVALATADPEDSDLNVIFQGLHIYDDLADRDESVEVAVVTGNDEGDVSANREVGNEVDTVLASLSTAEDVTALVVTDGAQDESVIPIIRSRVPIDGVRRVVVRQAQNLESMYYTIKQVLDDPETRGTVLIPLGILLLIYPLALIGAVLNMPGIVLGTTSALLGFYLISRGLGLGDRLDAAVERGRRSLYAGRTTLLAYVVAAALFVLGGVSGFDTLEGVQRSTAGDVGVPVMLAALVYGSIHWFAAAGLTTSLGQITDEYIADSLEWRYLNAPFYVLSIAVVLHAVSAFFLDDVGITYLAAALTAGTLLGIVSTLMFAVAESRFADVDREDGTRGAERA from the coding sequence ATGCTGTTGGTCCTCTGTGTCGACCTCGACGACGACCTCGGCCGAAAGACCGGGTTTTCGACGCCGGTCATCGGTCGCGCTCCAGTCCAGGAGGCAGCCGTCGCTCTCGCGACGGCGGACCCGGAGGATTCGGACCTCAACGTCATCTTTCAGGGGTTACACATCTACGACGACCTCGCCGATCGCGACGAGAGCGTCGAGGTTGCCGTCGTCACCGGCAACGACGAAGGCGACGTCAGCGCGAATCGCGAGGTCGGCAACGAAGTCGATACGGTGCTCGCGAGCCTCTCGACCGCGGAAGACGTCACCGCGCTCGTCGTCACCGACGGCGCCCAGGACGAATCCGTCATCCCGATCATCCGCTCGCGCGTCCCTATCGACGGCGTCCGGCGGGTCGTCGTCCGGCAGGCCCAGAACTTAGAATCGATGTACTACACGATCAAACAGGTGCTCGACGACCCAGAGACGCGCGGAACGGTTCTCATCCCGCTCGGGATCCTCCTGTTGATTTACCCGCTCGCGTTGATCGGAGCCGTGTTGAACATGCCGGGAATCGTCCTCGGAACGACGTCGGCGCTGCTCGGCTTCTACCTCATCTCGCGCGGGCTCGGATTGGGGGATCGGCTGGACGCAGCCGTCGAGCGCGGTCGCCGCTCGCTGTACGCTGGTCGGACGACCCTGCTCGCGTACGTCGTCGCCGCGGCGTTGTTCGTTCTGGGCGGCGTCAGCGGGTTCGATACTCTCGAGGGCGTCCAACGGTCGACCGCCGGTGACGTCGGTGTCCCCGTCATGCTCGCCGCGCTCGTTTACGGATCGATCCACTGGTTCGCCGCGGCCGGCCTCACGACCAGCCTCGGTCAGATCACCGACGAGTACATCGCCGACTCGCTCGAGTGGCGGTACCTCAACGCGCCCTTTTACGTCCTCTCGATCGCGGTCGTTCTCCACGCTGTGAGCGCGTTTTTCCTGGACGACGTCGGGATCACCTACCTCGCGGCGGCGTTGACCGCGGGGACGCTACTGGGGATCGTGAGTACGCTTATGTTCGCCGTCGCGGAATCGCGCTTTGCGGACGTCGACCGGGAGGACGGGACACGCGGTGCCGAGCGGGCCTGA
- a CDS encoding polyprenyl synthetase family protein yields the protein MELLERRRALIEERLVEVVEGVEPETLTEEVRHVALSGGKRVRPVVTLLACETVGGRAEDAVEFGVGIELVHTASLVVDDIIDRSELRRGTTSAWAEFGHGPAIITSDGLLGEAFALFSADPDATRVVADAMVELGVGEATELSAEPGNEAEYMTLARRKTGALFRAAAELGAIAADSDPVTVDALGEYAERVGVAFQIRDDVLDAIADPDELGKPTGHDAALERPSVVQVTDLTPEEANATARSEADRAIDALERVDVVDPEARKYLLELAEFVVKRER from the coding sequence ATGGAATTGCTGGAGCGCCGACGGGCGCTGATCGAGGAGCGTCTCGTCGAGGTGGTCGAAGGGGTCGAGCCCGAGACGCTCACCGAGGAAGTTCGCCACGTCGCGCTCTCGGGAGGGAAGCGCGTTCGACCGGTGGTAACGCTACTGGCCTGCGAAACCGTCGGCGGCCGAGCCGAAGACGCAGTCGAGTTCGGCGTCGGGATCGAACTCGTCCACACGGCATCGCTCGTCGTCGACGATATCATCGATCGCTCCGAACTCCGACGGGGGACGACCAGCGCGTGGGCCGAATTCGGCCACGGGCCGGCGATTATCACCAGCGACGGGCTGCTCGGCGAGGCGTTCGCGCTCTTTTCCGCCGATCCGGACGCCACCAGAGTCGTCGCGGACGCGATGGTCGAACTCGGCGTCGGGGAGGCGACCGAACTCTCCGCCGAACCCGGTAACGAGGCGGAATACATGACGCTGGCGCGGCGCAAGACCGGCGCGCTGTTTCGGGCCGCGGCCGAACTCGGAGCGATCGCCGCCGATTCCGATCCCGTCACCGTCGACGCCCTGGGCGAGTACGCCGAACGGGTCGGGGTGGCGTTTCAGATCCGTGACGACGTCCTCGACGCGATCGCCGATCCCGACGAACTCGGCAAACCGACCGGTCACGACGCCGCCCTCGAGCGCCCGTCGGTCGTCCAGGTGACCGATCTCACGCCCGAGGAGGCCAATGCGACCGCCAGGTCGGAAGCAGACCGGGCGATCGACGCCCTCGAGCGAGTGGACGTCGTCGATCCCGAGGCGCGGAAGTACCTCCTCGAGTTGGCGGAGTTCGTCGTCAAACGCGAACGGTGA
- a CDS encoding radical SAM protein, with amino-acid sequence MISKGCEQCAKGGKMVLFVYGYCDQRDCFYCPLGENRKNVTDVYANERLVETDDDVLTEARRMDALGTSITGGEPQEALDRTCHYLELLKDEFGEDHHTHLYTGITGGRENMRRLSEAGLDEIRFHPPFERWGDLHGTEWEDILYIAREEGLTPAFEIPGIRAETEFLEFLDEGAAEFCNVNEFEMSQGNYRRMQEQGFELKEGHMSAVDGSREDILEVMGDHERVYFCTSVFKDAAQHRRRLKRMARTVRREFDDITDDGTLVYGKTYTDPERLEALGVPEEFYTVKTNHVEVAWWLLEEMIDEGDLEDGEIVEQYPTYDGQVVERTPLA; translated from the coding sequence ATGATCTCGAAGGGCTGTGAGCAGTGCGCCAAAGGCGGAAAGATGGTCCTGTTCGTCTACGGCTACTGCGACCAGCGCGACTGCTTTTACTGCCCGCTCGGCGAGAACCGCAAGAACGTCACCGACGTCTACGCGAACGAACGGCTCGTCGAGACCGACGACGACGTCCTCACGGAAGCCCGGCGGATGGATGCCCTCGGAACGTCGATCACCGGCGGCGAACCGCAAGAGGCACTCGACCGCACCTGTCACTACCTCGAACTCCTCAAAGACGAGTTCGGCGAGGACCACCACACCCACCTCTACACCGGTATCACCGGCGGTCGCGAGAACATGCGCCGCCTCTCGGAGGCCGGTCTGGACGAAATTCGCTTTCACCCGCCCTTCGAACGCTGGGGCGACCTTCACGGAACCGAGTGGGAGGACATTCTCTATATCGCGCGCGAAGAAGGACTGACACCCGCGTTCGAAATCCCCGGTATCCGCGCCGAAACGGAATTCCTCGAGTTCTTAGACGAGGGTGCCGCCGAGTTCTGTAACGTAAACGAGTTCGAGATGTCCCAGGGTAACTACCGCCGAATGCAAGAACAGGGCTTCGAACTCAAGGAGGGCCACATGAGCGCCGTCGACGGCTCTCGCGAGGACATTCTCGAGGTGATGGGCGACCACGAGCGGGTCTATTTCTGCACCTCGGTCTTCAAAGACGCCGCTCAGCACCGGCGCCGCCTGAAGCGCATGGCCCGCACCGTCCGCCGGGAGTTCGACGACATTACCGACGACGGGACCCTCGTCTACGGCAAAACGTACACCGACCCCGAACGCCTCGAGGCGCTCGGCGTCCCCGAAGAATTCTATACCGTCAAGACCAATCACGTCGAGGTCGCCTGGTGGCTCTTAGAAGAGATGATCGACGAGGGCGACCTCGAGGACGGCGAGATCGTCGAGCAGTATCCGACCTACGACGGCCAGGTCGTCGAACGAACGCCGCTGGCGTAG
- a CDS encoding electron transfer flavoprotein subunit alpha/FixB family protein → MTDVLAVADHRRGDLRDVSYEIITAGRELADETGGDLHVAVISGTVDDFADKLNRDGVDAIHTVSHGEEFNHDVYTQTITQLYDELAPQYVLTPNSVNGLDYAPAVANQLDLPIVTDTVGLETDGDTLVATREMYGGKVETTNELEGDAVVTIRGAEWPAAEGTGDAAVEAFDADIDEDTIGSTVNGFEEVGGGDVDISEAELLVSIGRGIEEEENLDLIRDLADALGATLSSSRPIVDNGWLPKNRQVGQSGKVVTPDVYIAIGISGAVQHVAGMKGSDTIVAINTDPNAPIMDIADYAIHDDLFDVVPALVEEFE, encoded by the coding sequence ATGACGGACGTCCTCGCAGTCGCGGACCACCGCCGCGGCGACTTGCGCGACGTCAGCTACGAGATCATCACGGCCGGCCGCGAACTCGCCGACGAGACCGGTGGCGACCTCCACGTCGCGGTCATCAGCGGCACCGTCGACGACTTCGCCGACAAGCTCAACCGCGACGGCGTCGACGCCATCCACACCGTTTCTCACGGCGAGGAATTCAACCACGACGTCTACACACAGACGATCACGCAGCTCTACGACGAACTCGCGCCGCAGTACGTCCTCACGCCGAACAGCGTCAACGGGCTCGATTACGCCCCCGCCGTCGCCAACCAGCTCGACCTCCCGATCGTCACCGACACGGTCGGCCTCGAGACCGACGGCGACACGCTCGTCGCGACCAGGGAGATGTACGGTGGGAAAGTCGAGACCACCAACGAACTCGAGGGCGACGCCGTCGTCACGATTCGCGGGGCCGAGTGGCCGGCAGCCGAAGGAACGGGCGACGCCGCGGTCGAGGCCTTCGACGCGGACATCGACGAGGATACGATCGGATCGACCGTCAACGGCTTCGAGGAAGTCGGTGGTGGCGACGTCGACATCAGCGAAGCCGAACTGCTCGTCTCGATCGGCCGCGGGATCGAAGAGGAGGAGAACCTCGACCTGATCCGTGATCTGGCCGACGCGCTCGGCGCTACGCTGTCGTCTTCGCGTCCGATCGTCGACAACGGCTGGCTGCCCAAGAACCGCCAGGTCGGCCAGTCCGGAAAGGTCGTCACGCCCGACGTCTACATCGCGATCGGCATCTCCGGAGCGGTCCAACACGTCGCCGGTATGAAAGGATCCGACACGATCGTCGCGATCAACACGGACCCCAACGCGCCGATCATGGACATCGCAGATTACGCGATCCACGACGACCTGTTCGACGTCGTGCCGGCGCTCGTCGAGGAGTTCGAGTAA